The Montipora foliosa isolate CH-2021 chromosome 14, ASM3666993v2, whole genome shotgun sequence genome window below encodes:
- the LOC137984265 gene encoding ankyrin repeat domain-containing protein 54-like produces MAEMSKEDVTRKGKGLWEALKKNPLDRQTIWDLLQNDAPPNFREPGRETKRTPLHYVVCEKNGDEELMQMLLERGARTDLVDAFCFTPLHLAAERGNLQAVKTLVKHGAEIMMKNKSDETPLAMARKKKHNSVVTFLIQEITGKVSLDVDNNAQVSFSGEQGESFSVQVTGTVKNLMVGDNNRMEHRDNQ; encoded by the exons ATGGCAGAAATGAGCAAGGAAGATGTAACACGCAAAGGAAAAGGGCTTTGGGAAGCTTTAAAAAAGAACCCACTGGATCGACAAACAATTTGGGATCTTCTTCAAAATGATGCGCCTCCGAATTTCAGAGAACCCGGCAGAGAG ACCAAAAGGACCCCTCTTCATTACGTAGTTTGCGAAAAAAATGGCGATGAAGAGTTAATGCAGATGCTGTTGGAGCGAGGGGCGCGGACAGATCTTGTTGACGCC TTCTGTTTCACTCCTCTTCATTTGGCAGCTGAGCGAGGGAATCTTCAGGCTGTCAAGACATTAGTAAAACATGGAGCTGAAATTATGATGAAAAACAAA AGCGACGAAACGCCTCTAGCAATGGCTCGGAAGAAAAAGCATAACTCCGTGGTAACCTTCCTCATTCAGGAGATCACGGGTAAGGTCAGTTTGGATGTCGATAACAACGCACAAGTGAGCTTCTCAGGGGAACAAG GGGAAAGTTTCAGTGTTCAAGTTACAGGAACGGTCAAGAATTTAATGGTGGGAGATAACAATCGGATGGAGCACCGTGACAATCAGTGA
- the LOC137984262 gene encoding ankyrin repeat domain-containing protein 54-like, which yields MTIIVCIRISLIKLSRMAEMSNEDVTPKGEELWKALKKNPLDRQTIRDLLQNGASPNFREPGITQTKRTPLHYVVCEKNGDEELMQMLLERGARTDLVDAFCFTPLHLAAERGNLQAVKTLVKHSSSRGAEIEMKNKSDETPLDMALKKKRDSVVSFLIQEVTGKVSLDVDSNTQVKISREQGESVNVYVTGVDRLMVGDNNRMEYRDNQ from the exons ATGACAATCATTGTGTGTATCAGAATTTCCTTAATTAAGCTTTCTCGAATGGCTGAGATGAGCAACGAAGATGTAACTCCCAAAGGAGAAGAACTTTGGAAAGCTTTAAAAAAGAACCCACTGGATAGACAAACAATTCGGGATCTTCTTCAAAATGGTGCGTCGCCGAATTTCAGAGAACCCGGCATAACTCAG ACCAAAAGGACCCCTCTTCATTACGTAGTTTGCGAAAAAAATGGCGATGAAGAGTTAATGCAGATGCTGTTGGAGCGAGGGGCGCGGACAGATCTTGTTGACGCC TTCTGTTTCACTCCTCTTCATTTGGCAGCTGAGCGAGGGAATCTTCAGGCTGTGAAGACATTAGTAAAACATTCTTCTTCTCGTGGAGCTGAAATTGAGATGAAAAACAAA AGCGACGAAACGCCTCTAGATATGGCTCTGAAGAAAAAGCGTGACTCCGTGGTAAGCTTCCTCATTCAGGAGGTCACGGGTAAGGTCAGTTTGGATGTCGATAGCAACACACAAGTGAAGATCTCAAGGGAACAAG GGGAAAGTGTCAATGTTTATGTTACAGGAGTCGACCGTTTAATGGTGGGAGATAACAATCGGATGGAGTACCGTGACAATCAGTGA
- the LOC137984264 gene encoding ankyrin repeat domain-containing protein 54-like, which translates to MAEMSNEDVTPKGEELWKALKKNPLDRQRIRDLLQNGASPNFREPGIAQTKRTPLHFVVCEKNGDEELMQMLLERGARTDLVDAFCFTPLHLAAERGNLQAVKTLVKHGAEIKMKNKSDETPLDMALKKKRDSVVSFLIHEVTGKVSLVGDSNTQVKISREQGETVSVEVIGTVKNLMVGDNNRMEHRDIQ; encoded by the exons ATGGCTGAGATGAGCAACGAAGATGTAACTCCCAAAGGAGAAGAACTTTGGAAAGCTTTAAAAAAGAACCCACTGGATAGACAAAGAATTCGAGATCTTCTTCAAAATGGTGCGTCGCCGAATTTCAGAGAACCCGGCATAGCTCAG ACTAAAAGGACCCCACTTCATTTCGTAGTTTGCGAAAAAAATGGCGATGAAGAGTTAATGCAGATGCTGTTGGAGCGAGGGGCGCGGACAGATCTTGTTGACGCC TTCTGTTTCACTCCTCTTCATTTGGCAGCTGAGCGAGGGAATCTTCAGGCTGTGAAGACATTAGTAAAACATGGAGCTGAAATTAAGATGAAAAACAAA AGCGACGAAACGCCTCTAGATATGGCTCTGAAGAAAAAGCGTGACTCCGTGGTAAGCTTCCTCattcacgaggtcacgggtaaGGTCAGTTTGGTTGGCGACAGCAACACACAAGTGAAGATCTCAAGGGAACAAG GGGAAACTGTCAGTGTTGAAGTTATAGGAACGGTCAAAAATTTAATGGTGGGAGATAACAATCGGATGGAGCACCGTGACATTCAGTGA